The Anoplopoma fimbria isolate UVic2021 breed Golden Eagle Sablefish chromosome 9, Afim_UVic_2022, whole genome shotgun sequence genome contains the following window.
GAATTAATGTGGatgtaatacataaaaaacacattaacttaTGTTCAGGAATATTGATAAACTTGATCCTAATATATGTGTtatgaaacacaacaaactttTCTGGCATAACCCCCGCACATTTCTCATGAGGGGCATGAAAGCTCTTTGCAAGTTTTTAGGCCGAAGTCTAAATTAGGCGTAAGGCTTAAAGTTACAATGTGTAAGAGTTGAccacatgctccaaacaaataggCGGCAGCATTTCACCTTCCCTCCACATACAAACAGCAGGGCAAGAATATGCAAATGTCACTAAACCGCTGAAACTCAGACGttcaaaataacactgctattTTATAATCTCCACGTGTGCGTATGCctatgttgtgtttattgtgtcagtctacattacattacattacattacagtcatttagcagacgcttttatccaaagcgacttacaggaagtgtattcaacataggtattcaagagaactactagtcaccagaagtcataagtgcatctcctttcttaagcaagcatctcaaagcataaaccagagcaaaagtatagtgcagaggcaaattactacgaaaacaataattgcaacagactaatccgaatatagtaagtgctacaaactactacgaataggataagtgcagtaaacaaatacgaatacaataagtgcagcgaactgatacgaatacagtaaatgcaacaactaatacgagtgcaataagtgctacgaggaaggctccgggtagtacttcttgaagaggtgagttttcagcctgcgcctaaagatgggcagcgactctgctgtcctgaggtcagtggggagttcattccaccactgaggggccaggacagaaaaatgCTGTGActgggtggatcggccgcagggacctctgagcgacagggcaaccaatcgccccgaggcagcagagcgaagtggtcgggcaggggtgtagggcttgataAGTTTCTTTATCAAACGTAGATTAAAACCTTAATATTCAGTAGCACTAATAAACTCACCACCATACTggctttttaaattattctacTTCAAAATAATCTACATCAGCAGGAAAATCaggaaaatgtgataaaaagcTAATTTCATACTATGATGATGGATGTGATGCACACACAGGATGAGTGGAGTTAAGCTCCTGCTTGTTTCCACGATTCCAACGAAACAGCATTTAACGCAAACACCCTCTACAGCTACTGTAAGCGCTCGTCGGAGTATTATTTGATCATTCTAaagcaggggtgggcaattatttttcccagggggccaaatgagcaactgaaaatattttggagggccgggccaaaatgccgaactcaattatgcataatatacattttatttctatataaaaagcagtaaatggcattgttttgaccgctggtaagagtgtatgttattatttggcaattaaaaggtgaggttagctttcaaaaatatcatttattcaaatagaatttccaaaatgataaacaaaatgtgaaacatttgactcattttcagtcacattaataacaaagggcattttgagtttcatatactattgaaacaaggattttcttagctttctaaagacatcacatcatctttgtagccaaaataaacaagacatgtcactgaactgtgtaactgtgtaaagaaaagtgtcccagttttgtagcctttttgactttacatgcctatattaaacatttaatgttttcagaactgtgcaaaaaaaaaaaaaaaaaaaaagaaaagaaaactgtcctctttaaacacggcgacatgctccccacaaaccaaacacacaggttcacccttgacttcagtaaagaaaacattagtagtccatatttgtttgaaagttgtGCTTTCGGCACCACTTTCatctttttggcatgagccgacattttcgcatgtttcaggggtgacaaggaaggaagacaggttgtcaatcacacgcatttcactgtgagaataaatgggcttcaaaataaaagcaatgcggttttagtccacccataagataattagaaaatatgttttatgtttctaattatcatgtaatctttcgcgggccggtcagaatcatccAATGCCCAGGTCTGTTCTAAAGGAACGGCTATGAGTAAGTGTTTACGCAATCACCACATTACAATGTTGTGGAAACGCCACATGTACAATCTCTTTTGAAGCACTGTCTTTAGTACACTTTAGTACACTACAACCCTCCAGCCATAAACTTTACACTGCaaatgtgacatcatcagggacTAGTGATCCTCACTGCTGATAGGCTCACAGGGGAAAAGGGTTGGGATTTCATTAATAAAGGCATGCAACCCACAGAATGTTAAGGTAATACAGTGAACAGCCCAAGAGTAAAACATTACAGCTGCAGAATCTCAACTAGAAGAAAATAAGGTAAGATGACCTTTCTTTACCTCAATTTAAGATATATGCTCAGTTGCAGCTAAACTGTGTTTTaccctttttattattattattattattattattattattattattattattattattattattattattatcaaggTTATTGCAGTGGTTCTTAGCAGGGACATAAAAAGCTTTGTTATAGCAGATTAAGATGCTCCACATGTATGCTCTTGTTTCCTAAAATGAAAAAGTGCTGCTACTCAGAAGTTGCACTCGAGCTCATATGCACATTGTATGTAATGGCACATTTTGTTGTTGACCAAGGTCAGGAATTGTGAAACTAAGTAGTTGATTCTCAAAATTTAAAAACGTATCTGACTTTTCCATAAAACAAGCACGTTTTTGTCTGTAGGCTACTTAGAAGAAATGTTTTGGCTGTTTAAGGAAAACACTAGTGTAGTCACGGTAACCACCAGTCACCTGGGTGAGTCACTGGTCACCACTCCTCGTCTGaaacagggagagggagacacagTGTGATCTGATCATCCCTCATACGACACACCCTTCCTGAGCAGCTATTCATGCTGATATCAGCATTGAATTAAGCCCTTTACTCAGCCTGTGTCATTGTTCATCATGTTATTTTGGATGGATTGAGAAACATGGAAATCCTTTGGCTACATGAACTGACGTATGCAATGTAGGACACAAACTGTTTACTACTGTCAAGGTATTTATTGCCTAAAGGGAAACTTTGTAACGGTTTATGTGGAagtccaatcagtgttgatggtaaatttAGTCAATTGAATCAATAAACTGCTCAGTGTGTGCAAAACTGACCAAAGATGAGTTTGCAGCTgcaaaatctgttgttcttcctgcatCCAGCGCATTCATTTGCTGTGACAGTGATGTAATTGATTGCAAGAAGACCTACATGCTGCTTTTTCAGCTTGCATTTGCAGTCTATGCCTCTGGGATATTCAGTCGATTTATTCAAGCCAGAGTATACAGCAGAAGAAATGCAGCAGTGAGAGTCCAAGGCTAGGCTGCATTGTGGGAGGATATGGCTTGCGAAGACCCTCCAGGCGTAAGAAGCTTGTGTgtaatgcatcctggtacatgtaggcactaCTGGCTCTGCTCCACGAGCAGGAGAACTAAGATTTCTTGGTCAATACAGCACAAATTTATTACAATTACCATCcgcactgattggacatccacataataGGTGGCAAATTTCCCCTTTAAGTCCGGTGAATGAGCTTACCATATATATGATAACACTGAAAAGATGTTAATCTATTACATCTTTTGaagattgacatttttttattaaaatctgGTAGTAAATGTTGGGAAGGTGTTGCTTTAATAACAGCAGGCAACAATGAAATACTTGGgataagtcgctttggataaaagcgtctgctaaatgactgtaatgtaatgtaatgtaatgtaatggataGGTGTGTTTGCATAGTGTAACAGTGGCCAAAATGCACTAAATTGTCTATGAATATGAGTAACTGGGGGAAAAGCTTGTAATGGGTCTGTTTTGCAAAAAGTACAAAGGCAAGGCTAACCTTCCAGTGAAGACAGTGTAACTGATCTCTCTCCTTTGTATCTCTGTCTGTAGTAGTCCCAGACAACTGTGAGCTCTCCTAACATGATGCCTACAGCTAAAGGCAGGTCCCAAATGATACCCAATCACGTCCTGAGAGTGGGTCAAACTATCCACCTGGACTCTGGGCCGAAGGAGACAGGCAATCAACATCTCGGTCTCACGGATCCCAGCAGTAACCATGGGGACTCTGATCTTGATATTTCCCTGGATAATCTCAACCAGCTCATCTTGGAACTGGATCCGACATTTGAACCCATTGAAGTCAACAAAAGTCCCTTGTGCATCAGCCCTCCTACAGGTACAGTGTGACTGTAGAGACACTCCCATTTGTTTCTacacttttcaaacttttattGCTATATTATTACTCttaaacacacttaaacacatcaACAAGGTCAACAAAGTGCAACAAATAACAGCTTCCAACCTACTCAGGTGTGAAAAAGAGCATGATTAACCACAGTCACCCTTATAGCCTAACAAATAGTACTCATAGCCTGGGACTTTGGAGATTTACCCTCCCTTTTTGAGATGGTTTTAATTGCTTTAATCATGGGGTAATTGCACCACTTCAGCTGTTCTGGGATTACTGCCCACACAAGTACCACACCCTGCACATGTTGggctgcagacacagagaagCTCACCGAAGTAACCCGAGGGCGTACAGAGGTGTCTTCACTCAGACCTGCTCTGATCAGAAAGTGTGCACAAGAGTCAAGGCATATAAATGGATTTCCTGTTGCTCATCTTGTCTTTAAAGATGTTTTGTCGCATGCTTATGAGACAGAGTGCTTAAAGCAAAGGAAGCCAAGCAACAGTGATGAGAAATCAGACAAAGAAAGGCTCATTTCATTGGTTAGAGGAAGAAAATGCAGTAAGTTGAGTGCTTCTTTCCTATTGTTGCGAAATACAGTATTTCCCATTGAAACAACAATGACCACTGCAACTGCCTGTATTCTCAGACCCATTTTACTATTTCTGTTTCAACATTAGTCATTATTTTATAACTTCGGGGGCAGGCGCCACCAGTCAGATCTTGGCAATAGGCTACAGTATTTTTCTGAGGGCCTGAACTCATTCAGCGTCCATCGACACAGTGAGGCAGACAAACAGATCCTGAAGAACAAGTTGGGACTCCTCTAGGTGATTTGGTATCACCGCAACAGCAGAAATGCacaattcaatgtttttatttcggAAAGAATGACCTGAACTGTGCAAGCAAGTACCTGCATGAAAACTATGTACGGAGGCCAAGCCCTTTTGATGACAGAAAATTATGCAACACGCGGGGTTTTTCCACATGATCTGTTTCCAGTGCTTTAGCTAACACTTCCCTCTCCATTCTCAGACGACTCAGATGAAGATGTCTCCGACTGCGTGTTGGTCCCTAGAGGATGTCCTCCCTGCTCCCTGCCCACTGTGGTCCCATCTATGTCACCCAGTATACCCATCCCTACATGCAGCCGTGTCAGCTGCAGTCCCCATGGCTCACTGGTGTTCTCCAGCTCCCCGACATCCTCCCTGCCTCCGCTGCCGTGTGGCAGTGCAGCCCGACGGATTCCCTCACCGAAACATGATACGACCTATTCCCAAAAATCCCTGAGCCTGACAAACTCCAACAGAAACAGTGCCATTTCGCTCCTCTCCATGTCAACATGCTCAGACACCAGCTACATCCTTGGCAGGTAAAACTCATTATCTAAGCCAGTCTACAATATGAATCTGTAACATGCAGTGACTTgtaaatatgcagcaaaaaCCTAAATGTACTGTATTAAGAAGTTGAGCAAACAGGAAAATGTAACCATTTATTTCCAGAAACAATGTGGTGCCATCATTAACAGACAGGAAAAAAGTTTCTCCTTTTCTGGGAAGTTAGAGTTTACTAATACAGCGTATTGATCTGTACATTTGTAAtacatcctcttcctccctgcgtAGCAACCTGTCCCTGGCCAGTGAAGACGCTGACTCTCAAGAGTCCATCCTCACTCACATGTCCAGCTCCTTTAGCGATGGGTCCAGGACTACGGCATTTGAGAACAGGCACAGCCCGGACAAGCCCCCGCTGTTCAGGCGAGGACATTTGCAGGAGCTTCAAGGCAAAGGAGCACATAGCAgtcctgcttctctctctgggTCTTTCTGCGAAATCCCTTTACTGCTAGTCAACGGTGAACCACAGCCAGATCTGCAAATCCAGTCTCCTGGACAAGAAGTGGACTTAATGCCGACCACCCCTACTGTGTCCAACTCAAAGCCATTCTCTCCTCAAAGTGAGTTGCACGCCTCacagtagtagtatttttaCTGGCAGCTATtgaatttaaacattatttgatCTCACCATCATATTTTTATGGTTGTTTAGGTATCCAAGCACGTTTTAGTGGCAGCCATCCCTCGATGAAGTTTGTCATGGACACTTCAAAGTTTTGGTTTCGTCCACATATCAACAGAACAGAAGGTGACAACCTCAAAACTTTTTGATCACATAATAGTTTTACTGAAACTCTGAAGTTATCTTGCATGATCTACACCATTTTTTCCTTCAGGGATGTAGAATTCCTCTgtagtacagaaacaaacatttgcaaCTTTCTCAAGTTCTCTTTTCTGTAATGTTTCATTCATTCCAGCTGAAGCTCTGATAAAGGACAAGGAAGTAGGAGCATTTGTGGTGAGAGACAGCACCTCCCACAGAGGTAGTTTCGGTCTGGCTATGAAGGTGGACCAAACAGCCCCCAACAGCAATGCTATCACTTATCCAGGTAAACTTTTACTGAAGCATCTTGCCTTATGACTAATTTGAAACACTATTATAAAAGTCATAGGAGTGTTTGGTCAGATACAGCAAAGAGAAGTCGTTGTTTGTCACAGACAAACAACGACGTGAACATAGTGTACCGTAGTGCAGCTGTCGTCATTTGTGTATAACAGAGGTCTGGAAGGCACAAGGAATCACTTACCCAACTGTGCTGATGTGAATGGCCATGTCTGATGACCTCCAGCTATCTGTGGCGAGGCAGGAGACAGTGATGTTATGTTTTCCATCCGCAGTATATGCTGtgtaaacacaaaagaaaacccGCTGTTTATGGCACTCTAAGCAACCAAAGAGGGAACTAGAATTGCCTGGTGGTTGTTTGCCTCCTCCAACCAATCATGTAGCAGTTTAagtccatgtctgtccaaaatgtcatcacttcatcattttctcctaatagacatttgtgtgaaagtgtcataattagcatatcaaATCTTTAGTTATGGCCAAAACCGTTTCTTGTGTGGTcagagtgacctttgaccaccaattTATAataagttcatccttgagtccaagagGCCGTTTTGAACTTTTAGAAATTCCATCCAGGCATCCAGATGGATAACTCGAAAACATAATTCCTATACGCTGGCAGGAACTGAGGCGAGGGCAGCTCAATCAGATAATGATGTAGAGGCTGCAAAAGCTGGCACATTGAAGGGCTGATGAACACTGAGATAagaaacaagttaaaaaagttaattaaattaaaatgacagaatACTTCACAGCAGTGTTTAGGACCTAAACACTGCTGTGAAGTATTCTGTCACCTAAACTTTAGGTGTTTTTAGTGATCTTGGTATTGTTCAAGATGAATTTGATTTGTGAATCAATGCCCCATGTATAGGACCCGACAGGAGTCCTCTAATTTAAAGAATCTCTGACTACTATTTTGGTTTTGTAAAGTTTATATGATGAGTGGGATTTTTGATCAGttggtgtttgttgttgtctaGATTATTCTAAACCCATAAGGGCGAGGTATCATGTTGCGCAGGACACTATAAAtcaataagtaaaaataatctaaatatatatatatttttaaatggatcAGCCATAAGCTATAAAATAACTGCCAGTGCCATCACTTTTATGTAGCAATATCATACAATATACACTGACTCCACTGacactaaatatgtttttttctgacaattgTCCTTTCATCTAAACAGGAGAGAGCAGTTCAGATCTCATCAGACACTTCCTTATTGAATCATCAGCTAAGGGTGTACGTATCAAAGGCGCTTCTCAGGAACCATATTTTGGTAAGTAAAGGTGAACAACAAGATTTAGAAGTGATCAATTTCCTTCTCAACTCTCAACCCGAAATGCACTCGCCTACTCAACATGAGTACACACCCTGGTCGTCTGGCTGATGATGTCTGCCACACCAGCACTGAGTCAGCCATGTCTGGCCTTTTTAAGATGTGGGTGGGTGGCAGTGGGtgggtctttttttatttattcagtatgAGTTCACAGGGTGTGTTCTCACACCTACAGAGTCATTATCAAGATTTATTATGGCTCTCATTCTTATCTGCTTCCACAGAATTATATCTTGACTATAGTGAAATCTATCTGTGCTGGCTCTGTAAAACCAATACACAGCAATCTGAACcagatttagattttaattCCACCCTAAAAGTGTATAtatcatgacaaaaaaatccagattttaaaactaaaacctacagaaaaaaaactatgcaGCACTTGTAATCATAAAATATCCCCCCCCTATTGCCACTGAAATACTAACATTATCGTCTTACCTTTTTGTGGTCCAAAATAAGACAATGAATTTATGAAATAGAACTTGTACTTCACCAAAgctatgattcatttttttgttatcttcGCAGGAAGTCTCTCTGCCCTGGTCTACCAGCACACTGTTTCTGCATATGCTTTACCCTGCAAATTAGTGCTCAACTCCAGAGGTAGGCCAATCTTTCAAGACACAGGATGtttcttagtgtgtgtgtgtgtgtgtgtgtgtgtgtgtgtgtgtgtgtgtgtgtgtgtgtgtgtgtgtgtgtgtgtgtgtgtgtgtgtgtgtgtgtgtgtgtgtagataaaTGAAAACCCTAATCTCTTTGCCTACACAGATCTGGgcggagcagaggagagggcaAATCACAAACCAGCGTCAGAGGACACTAATAAAACAGGTGagacaaatcaataaataataaagaatataaccCTGAAGTTGTTTACATTAGCATGTCATTTTACTAGCACTTGTCTTTAGGTATTGCTTATAAAATGCCACTTAACTAGgagcagcaaaataaatgatgcagACAAAACTGCTGATGTCAGTGGGTTGAGGGATAAATAAGGGATAAGAGAATGAACAAGACGTTTCACTTAAGTAACAAAAGTGGCGTTGTACGACATTGAATTAACCATATCAACTTACCTTCTCTAGTCACAAACATGATTGTTTTGAAGCCATGAAGGCACAAGCTTACAGTGACGTTAGCTTGTGCCTTCAGCTCACTAATTGAAGTAAGTCAGCTAACAGTGACGTCACGAGCTTAATTGGTTCGTGTTGAAGGATAGCATAACGGTTAGTCTTTAAAACTCCTCCCAAGCTTTTTAGAAAGTCCTAAATGAGAAATAGCTACATTTAAGTATTACAAGTTAAGTTAGGTAACCTTGTCTTGAAGCTTATACTATGAAAAAGCAGATAAAGGACAGGGGCCTGTAGGTTTCACCCTaaccatttttttaatgacaccTTTCTAGCTTTCCGGGTGATTCAACAGCAAAATCGGGGGGCTTAGAGGGTTAACTGACTAATCCTTAGAGGGTTAACTGACCAAAACAGAGGTTTAACTGACTAAACCTCAGAGGTTTAACTGACTTAACCTTAGAGGGTTAACAGACTAAACCTCAGAGGTTTAACTGACTTAACCTTAGAGGGTTAACAGACTAAACCTCAGAGGGTTAACTGACTAAACCTCAGAGGGTTAACTGACGTCTATAGACCCTTATCACAGTCATTGTAGAGCTGACTTGCCAAAAAAGCACACGCAGTTGTTACTAACCTTAATTAATCAAGGCTGTGTTTCATTTAGGTGTGCCCGTACTAAGGTATTgttgtgatgtgtgatgtgacaAAGCGATAGATAATCAGTGATATTGATTACAGCTGTGCGGCTTCACCCGTTATGATGACTTAAGATATTGGCTGTGAATAAGATAGGTATAGACCTGTCCATTGGAAATGcattgagaaaaagaaaattggctCCTGTTTCCtggaagaaacaaaaatatgcaGTGTATGTAAATTTGGGCAAATTCATATTTCAAATTAGCtgtttatgtctgtttttcttatgagaattaaaagaaagaaaacctcTATTCCTAATCtaaccttttaaatgtttgcctTTTCCACAGCTTGCAATTTTGTCTACCTGAATGCTGTCCCCACTGAGATGCTGACGGGCCCCTGTGCAGTGCAGAAAGCGGTGTGCTCCACCCTTGAGAAGGCCCCGGGTTCCTTCACACCCACCATAGTCAACATGAAGGTGTCTTTGAAGGGTGTCACACTTACAGATATCAACAGGAAGTAAGAAACACACATCCTGTCATCTCGTGCTGAGATTTTACATACACTACACAACAAAATCATTGTGGTTTTTCTGTGCAACATTGTGTTAAAACTGATCATTTCTAACGGCCATAATCATTTCTTCACAGGCTCTTCTTCAGACGCCATTACCCTTCTCACCTGCTTAGCTACGGTGGTGAAGATCCACACAGCCGACTGTGAGTAAACAGCAACAAGTTATGAAATTAAAGgcgtttaaaaaaatatttctcaaacaaaacatttttgtcaacatCTTTCAAtcttaaactttcttttttactcTTACAGGTGGTTGAAAGGTTCCAGTTTTGGTGCAAGGTAATTTTGAACTTTAATTGCCTACAAAGTCTGAACgatgttttgtatttaacttTCAATTCTTCGTATTGGTCATACGTCCATCCATAGTAAAGCCTCCGAGGTTTCAAGCTCACCTGCAATCCATAACTTTTATACTTGTGTTTAATGTGGCAATGGACAagttttcttttgctttaacTTATCAGTATGAAGTAGATGTTGATTGCACAATGTAAAGGCTATAGAACGATGAATCCATTGTTGTTTAGATTTGATCCCAATAAGCCTGGCTGTAACTTTGCAATTCTGCTGGCCACCGGGAACAATCTCCCAAAAAATGAAGGCTCCATTTACAGTATAAAGAAAGTGCGTCAACCATTTTGCAACCAAAACAGGAAGGGGacagagcttttgttttttgcagtatTGATCAGTAGCTATCTCCAGTTGCCAAAGAGTATCAATGTAAGCTCTTTGCAATTTGTTAAAATCCCCTGTAGTGAAAATGAAGGAACCACTATaattgtggaaaaacaaaatgcagtgtTTCCTGTGCAGTGCTGCCAACAATAAAAGTAGTTTACCATAGGCCTTAAAAAGGGCGGATGACTCCAtgtgctcatttgcatatttttttacgTCAGctcacattcattttcataaatggTATTGGTTGGCAGTGAGGGATAGACTGCCTGTGCGTGACgcaagaggagagggagagacaaattGTTGTTGGCAGAAGAGCTGTGGACTGGGAGTACTCTGCGCTGCATTTGGaatgaataacaatataatataccTGAATATAAATCTTGCTGTTTTCCAGTTGGTTTTAATAAATCGCTACCTTTGTTGCTAGTAATAGCTTTGAGGAAGACAAAAAAGTAGCctttgcaacaacaacaaaaccacttagaaTCTAGGGTGGagttaaaaggttttctgatgccgatctaaaaaaataaaaaaacttctTCTTGAACTTCAACTTTGGACTAAATTAATGGTATCAATCCTTTCTTTGTCCCAATAGGATGTTTGGCTTCGTGGCAAAAGGTGTTGAGGCTGGCATGGAGAATGTATGCCACGTCTTTGCAGAATATGACGCCCTGCAGTCTTGCAACAAAGTCATTGAGGTTATTCAGGCTGCCATCGCCAAGCCATAGACACACACGGACTGAGACAACATGTTCTTAAGAACTTACCTACACTGTCTGTCTTTCACTTTTCTCAAGTAACCCGTCCAATATGGTGGTCATCGTCAGTCTCTACTGCTGTTGTTAAAGTGGATAAATAACTGTTTCTGCCAGATTACAATACCATGAAAATTTGATTTAGAAGCACTTTGGACTACCCCGACTCGTACCACAGTCACATGATTAAAGTCATATTGAAAAGACAGATGTAACTGTGGTACATATGAAGATATATAAGACTGAATAGCTGTCCAGCAAGAGCATAACAGACAAGGAAACAGCGACATATGATTGTAATTAAATGGCACACAGCTACTGTTAAAATAATGTCCAACCAGtttgtaaatatgttaaaacaaattcaacaatACTTTTGTAATTCTTATTATATGAAGTTCCCCAAAAATATTATAGTGCAAAATTTTTGTAGAAAACCAACACCTATATAGAGGTTAGGGTATGGCAAACTAATTGATTTGTGTAATTTGAGGTGTAAATCTGCACTAGACGTTAAATTATAGTGATGTGATATTGTGATGTAATATAGTGATGAGTGATTTTTCAAGGTTCTTTTAATAGACTAGAAGAAGAGCTGACTAATTGTCATGTCCTTTCATTTCAAAGCAGAAACGTTACATATACCCTGTTGTATAGTTcagaatgtatttattatatggCACTGTAAACAATTTCCTCTCTGTATATtcatgtggggtttttttcaaattgttttgatgagaaataaacatattgaacttgtttgtgtgcatgcttaCAAATGTTTACGTCTGCGGAGGAGAAACGGAGTACGTGAAAGTGTAAAAGCTTTATCTTTTCCTTTACGTCATCATCAAAGTCTCTCAGTAAAGACAAAGGAAGACATTGTGGTTAATCACGTTGTGTCCTCTAGTaatgaaaaaagattaaagtgATACACAATTGACAGAGAACACCACAGtcacatatttctttatttaattttaaatgatgTGAAAGTGAAAAGTGTTAGATAAAAGCATAATTCTTCATTCTGAAGTTACAGAGCTTCCAAAATGAAGTTTGCTTCATGAAGCAAAGCAAAATCAAGCACAGAACTGCATAGataatatctttaaatataatatattctgAGGCACCCAAATGCAATGCACAATGgtccttttcttatttttaatatctttggtgCCAACTCAAAATTTAGCATAAAAACCTCTTGATCTAAGGTGTAACAGATAGCATGTGCTACACAA
Protein-coding sequences here:
- the LOC129096057 gene encoding tensin-4-like → MMPTAKGRSQMIPNHVLRVGQTIHLDSGPKETGNQHLGLTDPSSNHGDSDLDISLDNLNQLILELDPTFEPIEVNKSPLCISPPTDDSDEDVSDCVLVPRGCPPCSLPTVVPSMSPSIPIPTCSRVSCSPHGSLVFSSSPTSSLPPLPCGSAARRIPSPKHDTTYSQKSLSLTNSNRNSAISLLSMSTCSDTSYILGSNLSLASEDADSQESILTHMSSSFSDGSRTTAFENRHSPDKPPLFRRGHLQELQGKGAHSSPASLSGSFCEIPLLLVNGEPQPDLQIQSPGQEVDLMPTTPTVSNSKPFSPQSIQARFSGSHPSMKFVMDTSKFWFRPHINRTEAEALIKDKEVGAFVVRDSTSHRGSFGLAMKVDQTAPNSNAITYPGESSSDLIRHFLIESSAKGVRIKGASQEPYFGSLSALVYQHTVSAYALPCKLVLNSRDLGGAEERANHKPASEDTNKTACNFVYLNAVPTEMLTGPCAVQKAVCSTLEKAPGSFTPTIVNMKVSLKGVTLTDINRKLFFRRHYPSHLLSYGGEDPHSRLWLKGSSFGARMFGFVAKGVEAGMENVCHVFAEYDALQSCNKVIEVIQAAIAKP